A single genomic interval of uncultured Desulfobulbus sp. harbors:
- a CDS encoding DMT family transporter — protein MDATLISLIAGLGGMFGWGVYDFFGGVYSKKIGPYKTLFWSQFSGVIFAALLFFVFTTPFTLTLQTLALLLGAALLYSAGYLFFMRGFEIGNISIVAAIMNLWAVFTMLFAFLCMGQRLSQLQFVGVLLILFGATLAAIHWGDIIDNKKFQLSLGVKETIVGAFFFGLFWNVSEVISEQIGWLPTTCFVKLFIIVLLFLLSLVSTRRISITGESGKTKSMILLMGCIEAGAVAIVNYGLAVGDAILITPIASALSIVTICMAILVLKEKVSKVQTLGMVIAVGGIIVTGL, from the coding sequence ATGGATGCAACACTCATTAGTCTGATAGCAGGCTTGGGCGGGATGTTTGGCTGGGGGGTATACGATTTTTTTGGGGGGGTGTATTCAAAAAAGATAGGACCGTATAAGACACTCTTCTGGTCTCAGTTTTCAGGGGTGATTTTCGCTGCTCTCCTCTTTTTCGTCTTCACCACCCCGTTCACTCTCACTCTTCAAACACTCGCCTTATTGCTTGGAGCCGCCCTCTTGTATTCTGCAGGCTATCTTTTTTTTATGAGAGGCTTTGAAATCGGCAATATTTCCATCGTTGCAGCGATCATGAATCTCTGGGCTGTCTTCACCATGCTCTTTGCCTTTCTGTGTATGGGGCAGAGACTGTCCCAACTACAGTTCGTCGGGGTTTTGCTGATACTCTTCGGGGCCACCCTTGCCGCCATCCATTGGGGGGACATCATAGACAATAAGAAATTTCAACTCTCCCTGGGGGTGAAAGAAACCATTGTCGGTGCTTTCTTCTTCGGCCTGTTTTGGAATGTGAGCGAAGTAATATCTGAGCAGATAGGGTGGCTCCCCACCACATGTTTTGTCAAACTTTTCATCATCGTGTTACTCTTCCTCCTCTCTTTAGTATCGACTCGGCGAATATCCATAACCGGAGAGTCGGGCAAAACAAAATCCATGATTCTTCTGATGGGGTGTATTGAGGCAGGGGCAGTCGCCATCGTCAACTATGGGCTCGCCGTAGGGGATGCAATCCTCATCACCCCCATAGCCTCCGCATTGTCCATTGTGACCATTTGCATGGCGATCTTGGTCTTGAAGGAAAAAGTGTCCAAGGTGCAGACCCTCGGTATGGTGATCGCCGTTGGCGGCATCATTGTCACTGGCTTGTGA
- a CDS encoding ABC transporter substrate-binding protein: MLLMPSLSPVFAADTIKIGVPLAMTGAYAGSGDNYWKGITMAVDEINEAGGLLGKKIEIVRFDSQEFAPETVMQGANYLCGEKKVTAVHAGWAGWGQDVRAYGKFDVPFFCDDGAEPAVDVYKSNPQQYSNIYFLTDMGKDQGKSTFNMLKSLPYDYPNKKIVIINTDDTWGTEVGNTLESQFKEMGWRVAMHETVPYGINEWGPILTKIRRIRPAIIHVEIPSAQEVVTFFHQFIKQPTNSILSYGWGITPLEVLSSLGKDADGIIGEMPAGMPASPAPNAACKEWLDKYHARYKHDLPAGSWIAYTGVMLWADAVRAIGNENDFAAVNKHIKEAGYEGLQGKIMFGENNTLHGQKGSPIVHYQVQDGRLKALATDPPFSWYGGNTFQVPRWIEKK; encoded by the coding sequence ATGTTGCTGATGCCATCGTTGTCGCCGGTTTTCGCGGCCGACACCATAAAGATCGGCGTCCCTTTGGCCATGACCGGAGCTTATGCCGGATCGGGCGACAACTATTGGAAGGGAATTACCATGGCAGTGGATGAAATCAACGAGGCCGGCGGATTGCTCGGCAAGAAGATTGAGATCGTCCGTTTTGACTCCCAGGAGTTTGCCCCAGAGACGGTCATGCAGGGGGCAAACTATCTCTGCGGGGAGAAAAAGGTCACTGCCGTTCATGCCGGCTGGGCCGGTTGGGGCCAGGATGTCCGCGCCTACGGCAAGTTCGATGTCCCGTTTTTTTGCGATGACGGTGCGGAGCCTGCGGTCGATGTCTACAAAAGCAATCCTCAGCAGTATTCCAATATCTACTTCCTGACCGACATGGGAAAGGATCAGGGGAAAAGCACCTTCAATATGCTGAAATCTCTTCCCTACGACTATCCCAACAAAAAAATCGTGATCATCAATACCGATGACACCTGGGGAACGGAAGTCGGCAATACGCTGGAAAGCCAATTCAAGGAAATGGGCTGGCGGGTCGCCATGCACGAGACCGTACCCTACGGGATCAACGAGTGGGGACCCATCCTGACAAAAATCCGTCGTATCCGCCCGGCGATCATCCATGTGGAGATCCCCAGCGCCCAGGAAGTGGTTACGTTTTTCCATCAGTTCATCAAGCAGCCGACCAACTCCATCTTGAGCTACGGCTGGGGTATCACCCCGCTTGAAGTGCTCTCAAGCCTTGGAAAGGATGCCGACGGCATCATTGGTGAGATGCCCGCCGGTATGCCCGCATCTCCGGCTCCCAATGCCGCATGCAAGGAATGGCTTGATAAATATCACGCCCGTTACAAGCACGACCTGCCGGCAGGATCCTGGATCGCCTACACCGGCGTCATGCTCTGGGCGGATGCGGTCCGTGCGATCGGCAATGAAAATGATTTTGCCGCCGTCAACAAACACATCAAGGAGGCCGGTTACGAGGGGCTCCAGGGCAAAATCATGTTCGGGGAAAATAACACCCTGCACGGCCAGAAAGGGTCTCCCATTGTCCACTATCAGGTACAGGACGGCCGGTTGAAGGCCTTGGCAACCGATCCGCCCTTTTCTTGGTACGGTGGGAATACCTTTCAGGTACCCCGCTGGATAGAGAAGAAATAG
- a CDS encoding branched-chain amino acid ABC transporter permease, whose protein sequence is MSWKRMIAILAGFYLLMGILPIFAGGADHLNILIMILIWAVVASCWDIIMGFAGIISFGQVAFYVIGAYASAILSVSHGVPPALSILLAGVITGIFGIVVGLPCLKLAGHYVALVTFALHMALVPFLRGPLGMAIGSGGAQGILTIPPIKLFGFAFSANTLVPFFYLTLFLTIIFTLILAAVIKSHWGQAFLVIKDSERFASSLGVCAYKYKLMVFALTSFITGLFGALYAHYVGMLSTKMLSMDVFTLLMIMMVVGGIGKYPGVVIAAAITVTINQLLAPLGMYRPQIMGAIVIVLVLILRTGIMGVFDKLFPPKEKSMSIGS, encoded by the coding sequence ATGAGTTGGAAACGCATGATTGCCATTTTGGCAGGGTTTTATCTGTTGATGGGCATTTTGCCGATTTTTGCCGGCGGTGCCGATCATCTGAATATTCTCATCATGATTCTCATCTGGGCCGTTGTCGCCTCATGTTGGGATATCATCATGGGCTTTGCTGGGATCATTTCCTTTGGTCAGGTTGCATTTTACGTCATCGGGGCCTATGCTTCAGCGATTCTCTCCGTTTCACACGGTGTTCCACCCGCACTGTCGATTTTGCTCGCCGGGGTCATCACCGGCATCTTCGGGATCGTTGTCGGGCTGCCCTGCCTGAAACTTGCCGGGCACTACGTTGCCCTGGTGACCTTTGCCCTGCACATGGCCCTGGTACCGTTTTTGCGTGGCCCGCTGGGCATGGCCATCGGTTCGGGCGGGGCCCAGGGGATTCTCACCATACCTCCCATAAAGCTCTTCGGTTTTGCCTTCAGTGCCAACACCCTGGTGCCGTTTTTTTATCTTACCTTGTTCTTGACCATCATCTTCACCCTGATTCTGGCAGCCGTCATCAAGTCGCATTGGGGCCAGGCGTTTCTCGTCATCAAGGATTCCGAGCGGTTTGCCAGCAGCCTCGGGGTTTGCGCCTATAAGTACAAGCTGATGGTCTTTGCGCTCACCTCCTTTATCACCGGGTTGTTCGGCGCGCTGTATGCCCACTATGTTGGCATGCTGTCCACGAAAATGCTGAGCATGGATGTTTTCACCCTGCTGATGATCATGATGGTTGTCGGCGGGATCGGCAAATATCCGGGGGTAGTGATCGCGGCGGCCATTACCGTGACCATCAACCAGCTTCTGGCACCTCTGGGGATGTATCGTCCGCAGATCATGGGGGCGATTGTCATCGTGCTGGTGTTGATCCTGCGGACCGGAATTATGGGCGTGTTCGACAAGCTCTTTCCCCCCAAGGAGAAAAGTATGTCCATAGGCAGCTAA
- a CDS encoding branched-chain amino acid ABC transporter permease yields MIFELVDVFISGLINGSVYSLMAIGLTLVYGVTKAFNFAYGSFYVLGGYLAWILLVQYELPGGYFMVILAALPVFFLAGFLVERVLITPLRKYDDWEMKVMMLTLGLSLFMDYSFQSVFGPRVKSIPSFTENAFEIGEFVILHQDIAIFTVSVCCMLGLRWVLRSTRIGMAVMATAQNPMGAQIVGIPKDFIYAATFAISTILAGLGGILLCQKNLINPMGGSSIMIKAWVITAFGGMGSIRGSLYAAFILGMLEAFVGWYFGMIYVQIATLTLLLLTLAIRPKGLMGRE; encoded by the coding sequence ATGATTTTTGAACTTGTCGATGTATTTATCAGCGGACTGATCAATGGATCGGTCTACTCGCTGATGGCTATTGGGCTGACGCTCGTCTACGGGGTGACCAAGGCATTCAACTTTGCCTATGGATCCTTTTACGTACTTGGCGGCTATCTTGCCTGGATACTGCTTGTCCAGTACGAGCTTCCCGGCGGCTACTTCATGGTGATTTTGGCTGCGCTTCCCGTCTTTTTCCTTGCCGGTTTTCTCGTTGAGAGAGTGCTTATCACCCCGCTGAGGAAATACGATGACTGGGAAATGAAGGTCATGATGCTGACCCTGGGGCTGTCGCTCTTTATGGACTACTCGTTTCAGTCCGTCTTTGGGCCGCGGGTGAAATCGATCCCCAGTTTTACCGAAAACGCCTTTGAAATCGGTGAGTTCGTTATTTTACACCAGGATATCGCCATCTTCACCGTCTCGGTCTGCTGCATGCTCGGGCTCCGCTGGGTGCTGCGGAGTACCCGCATCGGTATGGCGGTCATGGCAACGGCGCAAAATCCGATGGGCGCTCAGATTGTCGGTATCCCGAAAGATTTCATCTATGCCGCGACCTTTGCCATTTCAACCATCCTCGCGGGATTGGGCGGTATCCTCTTGTGTCAGAAAAACCTCATCAACCCCATGGGCGGGTCGAGTATCATGATCAAGGCCTGGGTTATCACCGCCTTCGGCGGAATGGGGTCAATCCGGGGCAGTCTGTACGCCGCCTTTATTCTTGGTATGCTTGAGGCGTTTGTCGGTTGGTACTTTGGGATGATTTATGTTCAGATTGCAACGCTCACATTGCTGTTGCTGACCCTGGCGATCAGGCCAAAGGGATTGATGGGGAGAGAGTAA
- a CDS encoding ABC transporter ATP-binding protein: protein MLDITDLNAYYGESHALKNACMRVPRGQVVIIVGPNGHGKSTLLKSICGLVDKVKGQVTWDGEDITHLGAAKIVNKGITYIAENRELFPYMNVQDNLKLGAYSKRARANEKKNMEWVAELFPKLVERRNQLSSTMSGGEAKMLAIARGLMSDAELLCIDEPALGLQPSYRSDIFRIIQEISKQGKTVLLVEQNIPQLFEMADRIYVMDEGCLSFKGGKEDALSDDQLKEILFGM from the coding sequence ATGCTTGATATAACAGATCTCAACGCCTACTACGGGGAGTCCCACGCCCTGAAGAACGCCTGCATGCGGGTGCCAAGGGGGCAGGTGGTGATCATCGTCGGTCCCAACGGCCATGGCAAAAGCACCTTGCTCAAATCCATATGCGGCCTCGTCGACAAGGTGAAGGGCCAGGTAACCTGGGACGGTGAGGATATCACCCATCTGGGCGCGGCGAAAATCGTCAACAAGGGCATCACCTACATTGCGGAAAACCGGGAACTGTTCCCCTACATGAATGTACAGGACAATCTGAAGCTTGGCGCATATTCCAAAAGGGCAAGAGCGAACGAGAAAAAAAATATGGAGTGGGTGGCCGAACTTTTTCCCAAGCTCGTCGAGCGCCGCAACCAGTTGTCATCGACCATGAGCGGCGGCGAGGCCAAGATGCTCGCCATAGCACGCGGGCTCATGTCGGATGCGGAACTGCTCTGCATCGACGAACCGGCGCTCGGACTTCAGCCGAGTTATCGATCGGATATCTTCCGCATCATCCAGGAGATCAGCAAACAGGGAAAAACCGTTTTGCTGGTCGAGCAGAACATCCCCCAGCTCTTCGAGATGGCGGACCGTATTTATGTCATGGACGAAGGATGTCTCTCTTTTAAAGGCGGCAAGGAAGATGCGCTCAGTGATGATCAGCTCAAAGAAATTCTTTTTGGTATGTAA
- a CDS encoding ABC transporter ATP-binding protein has protein sequence MLRIEGLTKKFGALVAVNNLSFEVEAGQIFGIAGPNGAGKSTLYNLITGNYSYEGKVMLDGEDISGLPAHRIARRGIARTFQIPEIFPSLTVEETVHVGSRFGAKGGLDVEHSNAIIDVVGLGDDRHLNTGALNLLGKKKLMIGAALATKPKILMLDEPMAGSNTTEILSLMELIKKINKDLGITIIIIEHFMKVLTDLAELLMIIEAGTLVCCGRPEDVIKDERVIKSYLGDSYA, from the coding sequence ATGTTGCGGATTGAAGGATTAACAAAAAAATTTGGCGCACTCGTAGCGGTCAACAACTTAAGCTTCGAGGTCGAGGCTGGGCAGATCTTCGGTATTGCCGGCCCAAACGGTGCCGGAAAGTCGACCCTGTACAATCTTATTACCGGGAACTACAGCTACGAGGGAAAAGTCATGCTTGACGGGGAGGATATCAGTGGTCTTCCCGCCCATCGGATTGCACGGCGGGGCATTGCGCGCACCTTCCAGATCCCTGAGATATTTCCAAGCCTTACCGTTGAAGAAACGGTCCATGTCGGGAGTCGTTTTGGGGCGAAAGGCGGGTTGGATGTTGAACACTCCAATGCCATCATCGATGTGGTCGGCCTTGGAGATGATCGTCATCTGAATACCGGTGCACTGAATCTTTTGGGGAAAAAGAAACTGATGATCGGTGCCGCATTGGCCACAAAACCGAAAATTCTTATGCTGGACGAACCCATGGCTGGCTCCAATACCACGGAAATTTTAAGCCTCATGGAACTGATAAAAAAGATAAACAAGGATCTCGGCATCACGATCATCATCATCGAGCATTTCATGAAGGTGTTGACCGATCTGGCCGAGCTGTTGATGATCATCGAAGCCGGAACTCTGGTCTGTTGCGGACGCCCCGAGGACGTCATCAAGGACGAAAGGGTCATCAAATCCTATCTTGGTGATTCCTATGCTTGA
- a CDS encoding ABC transporter substrate binding protein produces the protein MLPILFLLIALQWPSLCIAEIKKKILFVDSYHGEYIWSSDITSGIKSVLDSRQDIELKIFRMDTKRNMTESHKKEAARKARDLIESWQPDVVIASDDNAAKYLIAPYYFNAKIPFVFCGLNWDASVYGFPADNVTGMVEVALFDKTLNALQQYAHGNRIGYLASDTVSERKEYENIVKRFGTRFEVRFVQSFDGLKQAYLELQENTDMMLIQECRSVQGFNHLAMVDFVQKKTTVPTAAMQRYLIHYALFTYAKSGEEQGEYAAQTALDILAGKDPKNIPIAVNKKVEPYLNMKLAKAMGIKFPIDLLQSSHLISAEQKKLLYVNSYHAGYKWSDDIEKGLLKALNITKNDQGNFDDSASEVQLQVFRMDTKLHRSEAFKIRSALAAKTIVDEWQPDIIVTSDDNAAKYLVVPYLKDAKIPVVFCGLNGDADMYGFPHDRITGMVEVNPILETIKLMRPYARGERIGYIGAQTYTAEKELAYFKDVLHLSFADGELVKDFLQWKQAYLRLQKTVDMLIFVSSATIQGWNEGLAQSFIEKNTMIPTGSTGDNTVQYTLLGKVKIAEEQGWWAGNTALSILEGTPVKDIPVTTNKYFILYLNMKKAQKLGIKFPIDLLEQATLLQD, from the coding sequence ATGCTGCCCATTCTTTTCTTGCTCATCGCCTTGCAGTGGCCGTCCCTGTGCATCGCTGAGATCAAGAAGAAGATTCTCTTCGTTGACTCCTATCATGGGGAATATATCTGGAGCAGCGATATTACATCAGGGATCAAATCCGTCCTCGACTCCCGTCAGGATATCGAGTTGAAAATTTTCAGGATGGACACCAAGCGCAACATGACCGAATCACACAAGAAGGAAGCCGCGCGAAAAGCCCGGGACCTGATCGAGTCCTGGCAGCCCGATGTTGTCATTGCCTCCGATGATAACGCCGCGAAATATCTGATCGCCCCCTACTATTTCAATGCAAAAATCCCCTTTGTGTTCTGCGGCCTGAACTGGGACGCATCCGTGTACGGCTTTCCTGCCGACAATGTGACGGGCATGGTTGAGGTTGCGCTCTTTGACAAGACGCTCAACGCCTTGCAGCAGTATGCCCATGGAAATCGCATCGGCTACCTTGCCTCGGATACGGTTTCGGAACGAAAAGAGTACGAGAATATCGTCAAACGATTCGGCACCAGGTTTGAGGTCCGATTTGTCCAAAGCTTCGACGGGCTCAAACAGGCCTACCTGGAATTGCAGGAGAACACCGACATGATGCTCATCCAGGAATGCCGCTCCGTCCAGGGGTTCAACCATCTCGCAATGGTTGATTTCGTCCAGAAAAAAACCACTGTTCCCACCGCGGCAATGCAAAGATATCTCATCCACTATGCTCTGTTCACCTACGCAAAAAGCGGCGAGGAACAGGGCGAATATGCGGCGCAAACTGCCCTTGACATCCTTGCAGGAAAGGACCCGAAAAACATCCCCATTGCCGTCAACAAGAAGGTCGAGCCGTATCTGAACATGAAACTGGCAAAAGCCATGGGGATCAAGTTTCCAATCGATCTGCTCCAGTCCAGTCATCTCATCAGCGCCGAGCAGAAAAAACTGCTCTATGTCAACTCCTACCATGCCGGCTACAAATGGAGCGATGACATTGAAAAGGGACTGTTGAAGGCGCTCAATATCACAAAAAATGACCAGGGAAACTTCGACGACTCCGCCAGCGAGGTGCAGCTGCAGGTCTTTCGAATGGATACAAAGCTCCATCGATCAGAGGCCTTCAAGATCCGCTCCGCACTGGCGGCAAAAACGATTGTTGATGAGTGGCAACCGGATATTATCGTCACCAGCGACGACAATGCCGCAAAATACCTGGTTGTCCCCTATCTGAAGGATGCAAAAATCCCGGTGGTCTTCTGCGGCCTGAACGGGGATGCGGATATGTACGGATTTCCCCATGATAGGATCACCGGCATGGTGGAGGTCAATCCGATCCTGGAAACCATTAAACTGATGCGGCCCTATGCCAGGGGCGAGCGCATCGGCTATATTGGTGCCCAAACCTATACAGCGGAGAAGGAGCTTGCCTATTTTAAGGATGTGTTGCACCTCTCCTTTGCAGACGGAGAACTCGTTAAAGATTTCCTCCAATGGAAACAGGCCTATCTCCGCCTGCAGAAAACGGTGGATATGCTAATTTTCGTCTCCTCCGCCACCATACAAGGCTGGAATGAGGGGCTTGCGCAGTCGTTTATCGAGAAAAACACGATGATCCCTACGGGAAGCACTGGTGACAACACGGTCCAGTATACCTTGCTGGGCAAGGTGAAAATAGCCGAGGAACAAGGCTGGTGGGCCGGCAACACCGCGCTCAGCATCCTTGAAGGCACGCCGGTCAAAGACATCCCGGTGACAACCAACAAATATTTCATCCTCTACCTGAACATGAAAAAGGCCCAAAAATTGGGCATCAAGTTTCCCATTGATTTGCTTGAACAGGCAACATTACTCCAGGATTGA
- a CDS encoding ATP-binding protein, whose product MRLNSIRVKLFAIIAGAFLCSTITILLIADKKLTEIIDTSKNAFYSEKIDAIWSILHQYHVRLMKTGLVEAYLEEFKANTLKELKQTNYNQQGLSIYPFIIDLDGNIVMHPTLPEKSALPADRDIVNRFLAAERGEFNFTFMGQEKYYIFRSFPEWGWIIGYAVPLEIKYQEARTFRTLLLLIMSGVTLVVLFLLIPAISRIAKPITLLTKAARDIAEGDLDKEINIRTNDEVGALAESFEEMRIAIKQTIYELELENAERKHAEEALAHEKEQLAVTLISIGDGVITTDRSGHILLMNKVAEELTGWHNQEAIGRDLEEVFTAVDQRNGEPAKSDINRREHIGPLVVGERQQTLMPRSGETVIVASNCAPIKDAQHNIIGAILVFRDITKQLQIEQELFKFRKLESVGVLAGGIAHDFNNILAVILGNVTLTLMDLSLSEKIRQRLTNVEKASLRAQGLTQQLLTFSKGGDPIRVVSSLENLVRDATGLALHGRNVSCRCNIPDDLWLAEIDRGQISQVIQNMVINGCEAMPGGGTITLSCSNVVGDDSTSDFIAKGKKHVAISIADSGEGIPPENHDKIFDPYFTTKTNRNGLGLSVCHSIVAKHNGYIGVDSSRSSGTVFTIYLPASEELPVAAMHNRESVPETMKATVMIMDDEELIRELVEMMLEEMGHTPVLAADGTEAVALYKKNKAAGTPIDLVIMDLTIPGAMGGKEAIQELLAFDPKAKAIVCSGYSNDPIMADPGKYGFLAAVAKPYKYDVLAEVIAKTAQDNQKN is encoded by the coding sequence ATGAGACTCAACTCGATCAGGGTCAAGCTCTTTGCCATTATTGCCGGTGCATTTCTCTGCTCTACCATCACCATCCTCTTGATTGCCGACAAAAAGCTGACCGAGATTATCGATACCAGCAAGAATGCCTTTTACAGCGAAAAGATTGACGCCATATGGTCCATTCTTCACCAGTATCATGTACGGCTGATGAAAACCGGACTGGTGGAGGCCTACCTTGAGGAGTTCAAGGCAAACACGCTCAAAGAGTTGAAGCAGACCAATTACAACCAGCAAGGACTCTCCATCTATCCCTTCATCATTGATCTTGACGGCAATATTGTCATGCATCCTACCCTGCCGGAAAAGTCCGCGCTGCCTGCTGATCGAGATATCGTGAACAGATTTCTTGCCGCAGAGCGAGGTGAGTTCAACTTTACCTTCATGGGGCAGGAAAAATATTATATTTTCCGGAGTTTTCCCGAATGGGGATGGATTATTGGCTATGCGGTTCCCCTTGAAATCAAATACCAAGAGGCGAGGACATTCCGCACCCTTCTGCTCCTCATCATGTCAGGGGTTACCCTGGTCGTCCTGTTCCTGCTCATCCCGGCGATCTCCAGGATCGCCAAGCCGATTACCCTCCTGACGAAGGCCGCAAGGGACATAGCCGAAGGTGATCTTGACAAAGAAATCAATATTCGCACCAACGATGAAGTCGGTGCACTGGCGGAGAGTTTTGAGGAGATGCGGATTGCGATCAAGCAGACCATCTATGAACTGGAACTGGAAAACGCAGAGCGAAAACACGCCGAAGAGGCGCTGGCCCACGAAAAGGAGCAACTGGCCGTCACCCTGATAAGTATCGGCGATGGCGTCATTACCACTGATCGCAGCGGCCATATTCTCTTGATGAACAAAGTTGCGGAGGAATTGACCGGCTGGCACAACCAAGAGGCAATTGGCCGGGACCTGGAGGAGGTTTTCACTGCTGTCGACCAGCGAAACGGTGAACCAGCCAAATCCGATATCAATCGAAGAGAGCACATCGGCCCATTGGTTGTCGGCGAGCGACAGCAAACACTGATGCCCAGGAGTGGCGAGACAGTCATTGTCGCCAGCAACTGCGCGCCGATCAAGGATGCGCAACACAATATCATTGGAGCCATCCTCGTGTTCAGGGATATCACCAAACAGCTCCAAATTGAGCAGGAACTGTTCAAATTCCGGAAGCTTGAATCGGTCGGCGTACTGGCTGGCGGTATTGCCCACGACTTCAACAACATTCTTGCGGTTATCCTGGGCAACGTCACCCTGACCCTGATGGACCTGAGCCTGTCGGAGAAAATACGACAACGGTTGACCAATGTGGAGAAGGCCTCGCTCAGGGCCCAGGGGCTGACCCAGCAGTTGCTCACCTTTTCCAAAGGAGGCGATCCCATCAGAGTTGTCTCTTCCCTGGAAAACCTGGTCAGAGATGCTACGGGGCTTGCACTCCATGGCCGCAACGTGTCCTGCCGATGTAATATTCCCGATGATCTCTGGCTTGCCGAAATAGACAGGGGACAAATCAGCCAGGTCATCCAGAACATGGTGATCAACGGGTGTGAAGCCATGCCCGGCGGCGGTACCATTACACTTTCCTGCAGCAATGTTGTCGGAGACGACAGCACAAGCGACTTCATTGCCAAGGGTAAAAAACATGTGGCCATTTCCATTGCGGATAGCGGTGAAGGAATTCCGCCGGAAAATCACGATAAAATCTTTGATCCGTACTTCACCACCAAAACCAACAGGAATGGACTTGGCCTGTCAGTCTGTCACTCCATTGTTGCCAAGCACAACGGCTACATCGGCGTCGATTCAAGCAGGAGCTCAGGGACAGTTTTCACCATTTACCTGCCAGCGAGCGAGGAATTACCGGTTGCGGCAATGCACAACAGGGAAAGCGTTCCCGAAACCATGAAGGCAACAGTGATGATCATGGATGACGAGGAACTGATCAGAGAACTCGTTGAAATGATGCTGGAGGAAATGGGACACACCCCGGTGTTGGCAGCGGATGGTACCGAAGCTGTGGCGCTGTATAAAAAGAACAAGGCAGCTGGCACCCCGATCGATCTTGTGATTATGGATCTGACCATACCAGGGGCCATGGGAGGAAAGGAAGCTATCCAAGAACTGCTGGCCTTTGATCCGAAGGCAAAAGCAATCGTGTGCAGTGGTTATTCAAACGACCCAATCATGGCCGACCCCGGCAAATATGGATTTCTGGCCGCAGTCGCCAAACCGTACAAGTATGACGTCCTTGCCGAAGTTATTGCGAAGACTGCACAGGACAATCAAAAAAATTAA
- a CDS encoding diguanylate cyclase, giving the protein MTTTKILIVDDRPENLLTLESLLDCPNLEVIKAQSGEEALGLTLEHDLALVLLDVKMPGMDGYEVAELMRSSRKTKGIPIIFVTAERQCDHLLFKGYESGAVDYLFKPLNPVVLKSKVAVFIELFRQRRELQQITVELDLKVAELEDMQQQLEETNEQLLLLSVTDGLTGLLNRRQFDKILKDEWRRSFRTKKQLSLMILDIDHFKAFNDTYGHATGDECLKQVARTIAEKARREVDKVARIGGEEFGVILPETDPSGCYHVAERIRQEIEKLAIEHTGSATSAVVTVSIGIAGQVAEDLDATPRTLFLAADQALYRAKEKGRNLIEIT; this is encoded by the coding sequence ATGACCACCACCAAAATTCTCATTGTCGATGACCGGCCGGAAAATCTGTTGACCCTCGAAAGCCTGCTGGACTGCCCGAACCTGGAGGTCATCAAGGCGCAATCCGGGGAAGAGGCGCTGGGGCTGACCCTGGAGCATGATTTAGCCCTGGTGTTGCTCGATGTCAAAATGCCCGGGATGGACGGCTATGAAGTGGCGGAACTGATGCGCAGCAGCCGCAAGACCAAGGGCATTCCCATTATTTTCGTCACCGCCGAACGTCAATGCGATCATCTGCTGTTCAAAGGATACGAATCGGGTGCGGTGGACTATCTGTTCAAACCGCTCAATCCGGTGGTGCTCAAAAGCAAGGTTGCTGTTTTTATAGAACTCTTCCGCCAACGGCGTGAACTGCAGCAGATAACTGTCGAACTCGACCTGAAAGTTGCCGAACTCGAAGACATGCAGCAACAGCTTGAGGAGACCAATGAGCAACTGCTTCTGCTCTCCGTCACCGACGGTTTGACAGGCCTGCTCAACAGAAGGCAGTTCGACAAGATCCTTAAGGATGAATGGCGACGATCCTTTCGCACCAAAAAACAACTCTCGCTCATGATTTTGGATATCGATCACTTCAAGGCATTCAACGACACCTATGGCCATGCCACCGGGGATGAATGCCTCAAGCAGGTCGCGCGGACCATTGCCGAGAAAGCCCGCCGGGAAGTCGATAAGGTGGCCAGAATCGGCGGCGAGGAGTTTGGCGTGATCCTTCCGGAAACCGATCCCTCGGGGTGTTACCACGTAGCGGAACGCATTCGCCAGGAGATTGAAAAGCTCGCCATCGAGCACACCGGCTCTGCAACCAGTGCAGTCGTCACTGTCAGTATCGGCATTGCCGGTCAGGTCGCCGAGGATCTTGACGCCACGCCCCGCACGCTCTTTCTCGCAGCAGATCAGGCACTGTACAGGGCGAAAGAAAAAGGGCGAAACCTCATTGAAATCACGTGA